In Pseudomonadaceae bacterium SI-3, the sequence ACTCCATCGGATAATCAAGCACTGCGGTCAACTCGACGCCACCAGCGACCCGACGGTTTCCCGTGATCACGGCATCGGCGCCCAGCTCGTCACGAATCATCTTCATGGCGATACGCATGTCGGCTGCGAAGAAACGTTTGACCTGCATGGCCTGTAGCCCTCAGTTAATTCTGACCCACCGTCGAAACGATGGTGACCTGCTTGTTATCCGGTATTTCTTGATAGGCCAGGACATGAATGTTCGGTACAGCGAGCCGGGCGAATCGCGACAGCATCGCGCGGACCGGACCTGCCACCAGCAAAATCGCCGGCTTACCTAACATTTCTTGACGCTGTGCCGCTTCTACCAGAGAACGTTGCAACTTTTCGGCCATTCCCGGCTCGAGGAGGATGCCATCTTCCGAACCTTGTCCTGCCTTCTGAAGGCTATTGAGCAATATCTGTTCCAACCTGGGCTCAAGCGTGATGACAGGCAGCTGCGGCTCAAGCCCGACAACGTTTTGCACGATTGCACGAGACAGCGCGACACGTACCGCAGCCACCATCGCGGCGGGATCTTGACTCTTGGCGGCAACGTTGGCGATGGCCTCAGCGATGGTTCGGATGTCACGCACCGGCACCTGCTCCTGCAGCAGCGCCTGCAGCACTTTGAGCAACGTAGACAGCGAGATCATCCCAGGCACCAGCTCCTCGGCAAGCTTGGGTGAGCTCTTGGCCAGCAACTGCAGCAGTTGCTGGACTTCCTCGTGGCCGAGCAGTTCATGGGCATGTTTGTGCAGTATCTGATTGAGGTGGGTCGCCACCACGGTGCTGGCGTCCACCACCGTGTAGCCGAGCGATTGCGCCTGATCGCGCTGGCTGGCCTCGATCCACACCGCTTCCAGGCCGAAGGCCGGATCCTTGGCGGCGATGCCGTTGAGCGGGCCGAACACCTGACCCGGATTGATCGCCAACTCACGATCCGGGTACACCTCTGCTTCCGCCAGGCTTACACCCATCAGCGTCAAGCGATAGGCGTTGGGCAGCAAGTCAAGATTGTCGCGAATATGCACCGACGGCATTAAAAATCCGAGGTCTTGGGACAGCTTCTTGCGCACACCCTTGATTCGAGCCAGCAGCTGTCCACCCTGGTTGCGGTCGACCAGCGGAATGAGCCGATAACCGACCTCCAGACCAACCATGTCCACCGCTGTCACATCATCCCAGCCCAACTCTTTAGTCTCGGCGGTGCGCTGGGCAGGGAGCATTTCCTGCTGCTTCTGTACGTCCTGTTCGGCCAGTTGTTTGACCTGCCTCTGGCGGTGCCATATCCAGTAAGCGGCGCCGGCTGCAGCTCCACCGAGACCAAGAAAGGACATGTGCGGCATGCCAGGCACCAAACCCATGGCGATCATGATGCCTGCCGAAACAGCCAGTGCTTTCGGCGATGCGAACATCTGCCGGTTGATCTGCTGCCCCATGTCTTCGGAGCTGGTGACACGGGTCACCATGATGGCTGCAGCGGTCGACAGCAACAGCGACGGTATTTGCGCCACAAGGCCGTCGCCAATGGTCAGAAGCGCATATACCTGGCCTGCGTCGCTGAAACTCATGCCGTGCTGCA encodes:
- the flhA gene encoding flagellar biosynthesis protein FlhA, producing the protein MDRTQLINFGNGLAGAGRGNLGVPLLLLVMMGMMMLSVPPFLLDLLFTFNIALSIVVLLVSVYALRPLDFAVFPTILLVATLMRLALNVASTRVVLINGHEGGSAAGHVIEAFGNVVIGGNYVVGIVVFAILMIINFVVVTKGAGRISEVSARFTLDAMPGKQMAIDADLNAGLIDQTEAKLRRVEVASEADFYGSMDGASKFVRGDAIAGLLILFINLIGGVGIGMVQHGMSFSDAGQVYALLTIGDGLVAQIPSLLLSTAAAIMVTRVTSSEDMGQQINRQMFASPKALAVSAGIMIAMGLVPGMPHMSFLGLGGAAAGAAYWIWHRQRQVKQLAEQDVQKQQEMLPAQRTAETKELGWDDVTAVDMVGLEVGYRLIPLVDRNQGGQLLARIKGVRKKLSQDLGFLMPSVHIRDNLDLLPNAYRLTLMGVSLAEAEVYPDRELAINPGQVFGPLNGIAAKDPAFGLEAVWIEASQRDQAQSLGYTVVDASTVVATHLNQILHKHAHELLGHEEVQQLLQLLAKSSPKLAEELVPGMISLSTLLKVLQALLQEQVPVRDIRTIAEAIANVAAKSQDPAAMVAAVRVALSRAIVQNVVGLEPQLPVITLEPRLEQILLNSLQKAGQGSEDGILLEPGMAEKLQRSLVEAAQRQEMLGKPAILLVAGPVRAMLSRFARLAVPNIHVLAYQEIPDNKQVTIVSTVGQN